Proteins from a single region of Perognathus longimembris pacificus isolate PPM17 chromosome 27, ASM2315922v1, whole genome shotgun sequence:
- the LOC125342762 gene encoding PRAME family member 8-like — protein MTEETAPSLQRLATHSLLSHPALAISALDDLPVLLFPSLFMEAYTGGHREVLKAMVQAWPFPCLPLGALAQSPGLETVKAVLDALDLRLAQKEHPSGSKLLVFNLRKEHPEFWIRGYTSMVQTSYQDNRTEKTTLSCCSGITEEQALIIAMDLTIKDGARNPTQTYLLQWARERKEQVHLCSRKMKVQSESISEMQKALLVVNLDSIQELELTKFLGLETMQTLAPYLSGMKNLHILKISMKGTSWHTFSPKWEAYLEPLKHLQELHVQDAIFCPENLSSILRSLPPLKALSLSHCVMMESHLWFLSCCPYTRQLKHLRLRHLFMDDISPEPLRALLEHVASNLETLALECCHITDSELSFILPTLSQCSQLRFFSFYGNRISMAALQNLLSHTARLGHLRRGLYPAPVESYCPQTWWDESIDPDRFALIQTGLTQPLRGMKTKQKVQICTHFSHLKNKCQFYSLEPDGSWVVTKEELPSLSALPV, from the coding sequence ATGACCGAGGAGACCGCACCCTCGCTCCAGCGTCTCGCCACACACAGTCTGCTGAGCCACCCGGCCCTGGCCATCTCTGCCCTGGACGATCTGCCGGTACTGCTGTTCCCTTCGCTCTTTATGGAAGCCTAtactgggggccacagagaggtgctgaaggccatggtacaggcctggcccttcccctgcctccccctagGGGCCTTGGCACAGTCACCAGGTCTGGAAACTGTCAAGGCTGTCCTGGATGCCCTCGATCTGCGTCTTGCCCAGAAGGAGCACCCCAGTGGGTCGAAACTACTAGTGTTCAACCTGCGGAAGGAGCACCCAGAGTTCTGGATACGAGGATATACCTCCATGGTCCAAACATCTTATCAAGACAATCGGACTGAGAAGACAACACTGAGTTGCTGTTCTGGGATAACTGAAGAACAAGCCTTGATCATCGCCATGGACTTGACCATTAAAGATGGTGCGCGTAATCCTACCCAAACTTACCTGCTCCAATGggccagagagagaaaagaacaagtCCATCTGTGCTCGAGGAAAATGAAGGTTCAGTCTGAATCCATCTCTGAAATGCAGAAGGCTCTGTTGGTGGTGAATCTCGACTCCATCCAGGAACTGGAGTTGACTAAATTCTTAGGGCTAGAAACCATGCAAACATTGGCACCTTACCTGAGCGGGATGAAGAATCTTCATATCCTCAAAATCTCCATGAAGGGTACAAGTTGGCACACATTCAGCCCCAAATGGGAGGCATATCTGGAGCCGCTGAAGCATCTACAGGAGCTTCATGTGCAAGATGCCATCTTCTGTCCTGAAAACCTGTCCTCCATCCTCAGGAGCCTGCCCCCTTTGAAGGCCTTGTCTCTGAGTCATTGTGTGATGATGGAGTCCCACCTTTGGTTTCTGTCCTGTTGTCCCTACACCAGGCAGCTCAAGCACCTGCGTCTGAGGCATTTGTTCATGGATGACATCAGTCCTGAGCCCCTGCGAGCACTGCTGGAGCATGTAGCCAGCAAcctggagaccctggccctggagTGTTGTCATATCACTGATTCCGAGCTGTCTTTCATCCTGCCtaccctgagccagtgctcccAGCTCcgcttcttcagtttctatggaaaccgcATCTCCATGGCCGCCCTGCagaacctcctgagccacacgGCCAGGCTGGGCCATTTGAGAAGAGGACTCTATCCTGCCCCTGTGGAGAGCTACTGCCCTCAAACGTGGTGGGACGAAAGCATCGACCCTGATAGGTTCGCTCTGATTCAGACAGGCTTGACGCAGCCATTGAGAGGTATGAAGACAAAACAGAAGGTCCAGATCTGTACCCATTTCAGTCATTTGAAGAACAAATGTCAATTCTACAGCCTGGAGCCCGATGGCTCCTGGGTAGTTACAAAGGAAGAGCTTCCTAGCCTTTCTGCTCTGCCTGTGTAG